One Ricinus communis isolate WT05 ecotype wild-type chromosome 2, ASM1957865v1, whole genome shotgun sequence DNA segment encodes these proteins:
- the LOC8271715 gene encoding RING-H2 finger protein ATL74: protein MESSVYHQHHHRLFLEKEAAAAAVPPYNHGERTSEYYASESTNFDSNMVIVLAALLCALICALGLNSIVRCALRFSYRFSSNTPSAVQAANLNPEQAIDRGIKKQSLSQIPEVKYESGLNIPVTDCPICLGEFAEGEKVRVLPKCNHGFHVKCIDKWILSHSSCPLCRQPLLEQSSTASCATTAEEQEAHIRVRIPGMPEFWTGR, encoded by the coding sequence ATGGAGAGCTCAGTTTATCACCAGCACCATCATCGTCTATTCTTGGAGAAGGaggctgctgctgctgcagtTCCTCCTTATAACCATGGTGAAAGGACAAGTGAGTATTACGCTAGTGAATCAACTAACTTCGACAGCAACATGGTGATTGTTTTAGCAGCCTTACTCTGTGCATTAATATGTGCTCTTGGCCTAAACTCCATCGTACGTTGTGCTTTAAGGTTTAGCTACAGATTCTCCTCCAATACCCCATCAGCAGTTCAAGCTGCCAATCTAAACCCAGAACAAGCAATAGATAGGGGGATAAAGAAGCAGTCGTTGAGCCAGATTCCAGAGGTGAAATATGAATCGGGGCTAAATATTCCAGTCACAGATTGTCCAATTTGTCTTGGGGAATTTGCAGAAGGTGAAAAGGTAAGAGTCCTGCCAAAATGTAACCATGGTTTCCATGTTAAATGTATAGACAAATGGATACTGTCACACTCCTCTTGTCCATTGTGTCGGCAACCCTTGCTTGAGCAGTCGAGTACAGCAAGTTGCGCCACTACTGCAGAAGAACAAGAAGCACACATAAGAGTCAGAATACCAGGGATGCCGGAATTCTGGACCGGCAGGTAG